Part of the Bacteroides acidifaciens genome, AGATGATATTTCCATAAAAGCGACTACTACCGAGAAACTCGGGTTTACAGGTCGCGAAGAAGGTATTTCAGCCTATGCCACGGTACTGATAGAGAAGAATAATTAACCCCCTAATATAATTATGATTCGACTTTTGAGATTTCACTTAACACTAATCTTACTGTTGGCAACTACTTTGGGTATAGCTCAAAAAAGTGAACTGAAATTCAGTAAAGATGGTAAATTCAAAATTGTGCAATTTACCGATGTACACTTTAAGTATGGTAATCCGGCTTCTGACGTAGCATTGGAACGTATTAATCAAGTACTTGATGCCGAACGGCCGGATTTGGTTATCTTTACCGGAGATGTTGTCTATGCGGCACCTGCGGATTCCGGTATGCTGAAGGTCTTGGAACAGGTATCCAAGCGCAAGCTCCCTTTTGTTGTGGCTTTTGGTAACCATGATGATGAACAAGGATTGACACGGTCACAACTATATGACATCATCCGTACCGTTCCAGGTAATTTAATGCCTGACCGGGAAACTGCCCTGTCACCGGATTATGTATTGACTGTGAAATCGTCTTCTGATTCTAAAAGAGATGCAGCTCTGCTTTATTGTATGGACTCTCACTCTTATTCACCTTTGAAAGATGTGAAGGGATATAATTGGCTTACGTTCGACCAAATAAACTGGTATCGTCAGCAAAGTGCTGCCTATAAAACTCAGAATGACGGACAACCGTTGCCTGCCCTTGCGTTTTTCCATATTCCTCTGCCCGAATATCACGAAGCTATTCGCGATGAAAACGCAGCTTTTCGCGGAACGCGTATGGAAGAAGCCTGTGCACCTAGAATAAATACAGGAATGTTTGCCGCCATGAAAGAAGCGGGAGATGTGATGGGGGTATTTGTAGGTCACGACCATGACAATGACTATGCTGTCATGTGGAAAAATATCCTTCTGGCTTATGGACGTTACACTGGTGGAAACACTGTGTACAACCATTTGCCGAACGGTGCCCGTATCATTGTATTGGATGAAGGCGCACGCACATTCACTTCCTGGATCCGCCAGAAAGACGGTATTGTGGATAAAGTTTTTTATCCGGCAAGCTTTGTCAAGGATGATTGGACTAAGCGTTGAGGCTTGCAAACTTCACATGGCTAAGGCGCGTATATTTTGAACCGTAGCTTTCGTACCGGCGTGACACTTTCGCCGATGCGACGTAGATAATCTCTCCCAGTCGGTATTCATGCTCTATCCCGGATAAAGTACATGATACCGCACTGGGATTTTTTGATGGAATACTCATAACGACCAGGTTTCCGCTGGCATCCGTCAGCGTGAGCATCTGCTTGACAAAAAATTGCGGAGTTGTGCCATTCACCCTTGTTTTGTACGGATCGTCTTCCAGCCGTACACGGGTCACTTTCAGTTTCAAGTCTGTAAGTTTCTCTCCCAACTCTCCCAAATACCGGCTTGACGAGCGCTTCTCTCTGGACTTTCTCTGCATAATGTCCAGATATATGGAATGGTAAGCCTGCGCTATCTTGACGAAGCGTTCCTGTTTCGGAATCTTTGGAGTAAACTTATAGGCTATCCAGCTTAAATAAGTAGGGTCTATTTTCAGTATTTCATGTAGGAAGTGTCCGCGATATTTTCCGAAGAAGATAAGGTCATCGCCGTTACTCTGCATTCTTTTCTCATTATAATCCATGAGAATAAGGCAACGTCTTGAGTAATAAAACAGCGTACTTGCCATCCGTAGAGACTCGTTAATATCCGATGATAGGTCATGTATGTAAAGAATAGACTGTTTTTCGGGTAGGGGAGAATAGAGCCAAAGGGAATAGTTCAGTTTCCCTGGTCGGGGCGTCACTACCAAGTAAACGCCTGCCTCTTTGAAAGAGGATCTGCCTCGGTTGTATTCATTCAGTTTGGCATACAATAAGGCTTGCTCGTTTTCAGAAATGCCCGGTAATCTAGGGTTAGCCATAATTGTTCTCGCTTTTGTTATATTTCAAATATAGGGAAATTATATGAGAAAAACAACTTTTCTGTTTTGAAAAACACTTATTAAAGGAGTTTGTTGTCTCTTTCGTTTGCAATAAATTTATTATTTCCGGGGAATCTTGTACATTTGTATCCATGTAATTTTTAAAATTCGGATGAAAGAACGAAATAAAAGAGTGTTAGTCGGAATGAGCGGCGGTATTGACAGTACTGCCACTTGTCTGATGTTGCAGGAACAAGGGTACGAAATAGTAGGAGTGACCATGCAGGTATGGGGCGACGAGCCGCAAGATGCTAGGGAATTGGCTGCACGGATGGGAATCGAACATTATGTGGCGGATGAACGTATCCCTTTTAAAGAGACTATCGTAAAAAACTTTATAGACGAGTATAAGCAAGGGCGTACGCCGAATCCGTGTGTAATGTGCAACCCTTTGTTCAAGTTTCGTGTTCTGACGGAATGGGCGGATAAGTTGGATTGTGCCTGGATTGCTACCGGACATTATTCGCGACTGGAAGAACGGAACGGACATATTTATATAGTAGCCGGAGACGATGATAAGAAAGACCAGTCTTATTTCCTTTGGCGGTTGGGACAGGATATACTGAGACGCTGTATCTTTCCTTTAGGGGATTATACGAAGGTGAAGGTTCGAGAATACCTTGCGGAGAAAGGTTACGAAGCCAAATCTAAAGAAGGAGAAAGTATGGAAGTTTGCTTTATAAAAGGTGATTATCGTGACTTTCTTCGTGAGCAATGTCCGGAACTGGACACTGAGATAGGTCCGGGGTGGTTTGTCAATTCCGAAGGTGTGAAACTGGGACAACATAAGGGTGCGCCCTATTATACAATCGGTCAGCGGAAAGGATTGGAGATTGCGTTGGGCAAACCGGCTTATGTCTTGAAAATCAATCCGCAGAAAAATACGGTGATGCTGGGTGATGCCGGGCAGTTGCAAACAGACTATATGCTGATAGAACAAGATAAGATTGTAGATGAACAGGAATTGTTTCAGTGTGAGAATCTGGTTGTGAGGATTCGTTATCGAAGTCGCCCGTTGCCTTGCCGGGTGAAACGGCTGGAGGACGGACGCTTGTTGGTGCATTTTCTTGAGACGGCTTCGGCTATTGCTCCAGGGCAATCGGCTGTGTTCTATGATGGAAAGCGGGTGCTGGGAGGAGCTTTTATCGCTTCGCAGCGAGGCATCGGATTAGTGATTTTAGAGAACGAAGGATTTTGATTGATTAAAATAAAGATAACTTATGAGGAAATTTGTGTTATTGGTTTTTGCTTTGAATATATGCCTGGGAGTTTTTGCTCAATTCACACCGGGAGATACCTTAAAATATCGTATTAGCCTGAAAGATAAGGCAGCTACGGAATACTCTCTGCAGAAACCGGAAAAATACTTGTCCGGGAAATCCATTGAACGGAGAAAAAGACAGGGATTGGCAATAGATTCCACCGACTTGCCGGTATGCAGGAAATACGTAGATGCGATACGGAAGAAAGGTGTCCACGTGCTTGTTACCGGAAAATGGGATAACTTCGTCACCGTCTCCTGTAATGACAGTACGTTGATTGATGAAATCGCCAAGTTACCTTTTGTGTGTTCTACGGAAAGAGTTTGGAAAGGCATTACTCAAAGAAGCTTTGAGAGAGATTCGCTGATTAACAAACCTTTGCGTTCCGATAGTCTTTACGGGCCTGCGGTTGCCCAAATAAGGATGAGCCGTGCGAACCTTCTTCACGAGGCGGGTTTCAAAGGACAGGGAATGACGATTGCTGTAATTGATGCCGGATTCCATAATGTGGATAGGATAGAGGCGATGAAGAACATCAACATTCTTGGCGTGCGTGATTTTGTGAATCCCGAAGCCGATATTTATGCGGAAAGTAGTCACGGTATGTCTGTTCTCTCTTGCATGGCGATGAATCAGCCGAATGTGATGATTGGCACGGCTCCCGAAGCTTCTTATTGGTTGTTGCGCAGCGAGGACGAATATTCGGAGAATCTGGTGGAACAGGATTATTGGGCGGCGGCAATCGAGTTTGCCGACAGTGTAGGAGTAGATTTGGTAAATACATCCCTCGGATATTATTCGTTTGACGATCCGGCAAAGAATTATCGCTATCGTGATTTGAACGGACATTATGCGTTGATGTCCCGTGAAGCAGCGAAAGCTGCGGATAAAGGGATAGTAGTTGTTTGCAGTGCCGGAAATTCCGGTGCCGGCTCCTGGAAGAAAATAACTCCGCCGGGAGATGCGGAGAATGTAATTACTGTAGGGGCTATTAATAAAAGGGGAGAACTGGCTCCATTTTCTTCCGTAGGAAATACGTCGGACGGACGGGTGAAACCGGATGTGGTTGCTGTAGGACAAGGTTCGGACGTAATGGGAACTGACGGCAATCTTCGGCATGCTAACGGCACTTCCTTCTCTTCTCCGATTATGTGTGGAATGGTGGCTTGCTTGTGGCAGGCTTGTCCGAAGCTGACGGCAAAAGAAGTTATTGAACTGGTTCGTCGTTCGGGAGACAGGGCGGATTTTCCGGATAATATATATGGATACGGTATTCCTGACTTGTGGAAGGCGTATTTAACGGTTAACGGAGGAGTGATTAGTGATTAACAACTGGTTACTATTGTACTAATCATTAACCATTATGGATTCCTCTCTTTCTCTTTTAGAACTGAATGCACTTGTCCGCCGTAGCCTGGAGCAATGCCTGCCTGATGAATATTGGATACAGGCAGAACTGAGCGATGTCCGTTCCAATACGACCGGGCATTGTTATCTGGAATTTGTGCAGAAAGATCCCCGCAGCAACAATCTTGTCGCCAAGGCTCGCGGTATGATTTGGAACAATATCTACCGCTTGCTGAAACCTTATTTTGAGGAAACTACCGGACAGATGTTTACTTCCGGCATCAAGGTGCTGGTGAAAGTGACGGTTCAGTTTCACGAACTTTACGGCTACAGTCTGACTGTGCTTGATATCGACCCTGCCTATACATTAGGCGACATGGCTCGCCGTCGTCGGGAAATACTATTGCAGCTGGAAGAAGAAGGCGTACTGACGCTGAATAAGGAGTTGGAAATGCCGATTCTCCCACAACGTATTGCCGTTATTTCCTCTGCTACCGCCGCCGGATATGGTGATTTCTGTCATCAGTTGCAGCATAATCCGGGCGGATTCTTTTTCTATACAGAGCTTTTTCCCGCTTTGATGCAGGGGAATCAAGTCGAAGAATCCATATTGGCAGCTTTAGACCGTATCAATGCCCGTGCGAATGAATTTGATGTGGTCGTTATCATCCGTGGTGGTGGGGCGACTTCCGATTTATCCGGTTTCGATACTTATCTGTTGGCAGCTGCGTGTGCACAATTCCCGTTACCTGTCATTACCGGAATCGGTCATGAGCGGGACGATACAGTCCTTGACTCTGTGGCGCATACCCGGGTAAAAACTCCTACGGCTGCCGCCGAACTCCTGATTTACCGAATCACGGAAATAGCCGACCGCTTGGAAGAATTGTCCGCCCGTATCCAACAAGGAGCTTATGCGGTGCTTGAACAGGAGTGGCGGAGACTGGAAACACTTCAGACTCGTATTCCGAACCTTGTCCATCGGAAGCTTACGGATGCCCGCTTTGCTTTGCTGTCGGCTGAAAAGGACTTGTCGCAAGTGACGAAGGCGTTATTAGCTCGCCAACGCCATCGGCTGGAACTTTTACAACAGCGCATTGCGGATGCTTCTCCCGATAAGTTGCTAAGCCGCGGATACAGTATTACGCTAAAGGACGGGAAGGCGGTAACAAACGCATCCTCACTGAAGCAGGGAGACAAATTAGTCACCCGGTTCTCGAAAGGAGAAGTTCTGTCTGTGGTGGAACGGCAAGTGCCCGAATAGAAGTTATAAAAGAAACATTCATCATTAACCATTAATAATCAATTATCGTGGCAGCAAAAAAGGAAACATATCTTCAGGCGATGGAACGTCTTGAGAAGATTGTCCGTCAGATAGACAATAATGAATTGGATATCGACGTTCTGAGTGAGAAAATCAAAGAAGCTAATGAAATAATTGCTTTTTGTACCCAAAAACTGACGAAAGCTGACCAAGAAGTCGAAAAATTATTGAAAGAAAGGCGGCAATCTGAAGAATAAAAGTTATTTTTGCGAATCAAAGCTTAAGAAAAAATAAACTAATACATTACAATATGAAAGAAATAGATTGGGCAAATTTGTCATTCGGATATATGAAGACAGACTACAATGTGCGAATCAATTTCCGAAACGGAGCGTGGGGAGAATTGGAAGTTAGCAGTGACGAACATCTGAATCTGCATATGGCAGCTACGTGTTTGCACTATGGACAGGAAGCATTCGAAGGACTGAAAGCATTCCGCGGAAAAGACGGCAAGGTGCGTATCTTCCGCTTGGAAGAAAATGCGGCGCGACTGCAATCCACCTGCCAAGGAATACTGATGGCAGAACTTCCGACTGAACGTTTCAAGGAAGCCATCCTGAAAGTTGTGAAACTGAACGAACGTTTTATCCCGCCTTATGAGACAGGTGCTTCTCTTTACATTCGTCCTTTACTCATCGGAACAAGTGCGCAAGTAGGCGTGCATCCGGCGGATGAATATATGTTTGTGGTATTCGTGACTCCGGTAGGCCCGTATTTCAAGGGTGGTTTCTCTACCAATCCGTATGTCATTATTCGTGAGTTCGACCGCGCTGCTCCTCATGGAACAGGTATTTATAAAGTGGGCGGTAATTATGCAGCCAGTCTCCGTGCCAACAAGAAAGCACACGACCTGGGATATTCCTGTGAGTTTTACCTCGATGCCAAAGAAAAGAAATATATCGACGAGTGTGGTGCTGCCAACTTCTTCGGTATTAAAGACAATACGTACATCACTCCGAAATCATCTTCTATCCTGCCTTCTATCACTAATAAGAGCTTGATGCAGTTGGCAGAAGATATGGGTATCAAGGTAGAGCGCCGTCCGATACCGGAAGAAGAGTTGGAAACATTTGAAGAAGCTGGTGCTTGCGGGACTGCCGCGGTAATCAGCCCGATTCAGCGTATTGATGATTTAGAGAACGGGAAATCATACGTTATCTCTAAAGATGGCAAGCCGGGACCTGTTTGTACGAAGTTGTACAATAAGTTGCGCGGCATTCAATATGGCGACGAACCGGATACACATGGGTGGGTGACCATCGTGGAGTAGCCAGAGTCCAAAAATAAACACACATTTATCTAATTTTAATTTATCATGTTAAAAGAAAATTCAGAACTACGTGCTGAGGCACGTCGGGCACTTCAAGGTAAGTGGCCTATGGCAGCTGTTGCTGCGCTTATTTATTCAGTGATTGCCGGTGGACTTTCTGCTATCCCCTTTATCGGCGGATTGTGTTCTTTGTTTGTCGGTCTGCCGGTTGCATACGGTATTGCTGTTGTAATGTTCGGTGTGTTCAAAGGTAAGGATGTTGATTTTGGAGTACTGTTTGAAGGTTTCCAGGATTATAGCCGTATTTTTGTAACTAAGTTGTTGCAAGGAATTTACACAGCTTTATGGTCACTGCTGTTGTTTGTTCCGGGTGTCATCAAGCATTATTCGTATGCAATGACGGACTATATCTTGAAAGAAGAGCCGGAAATGAAAAACAACGCAGCTATCGAAAAGAGTATGGCTATGATGGAAAACAACAAGATGAAATTGTTCCTGCTCGATTTGAGCTTCATCGGTTGGGCGTTCCTTTGTATCTTAACTTTCGGTATCGGTTTCCTTTTCTTGCAGCCATATGTGCAAGTGTCTCATGCTGCTTTCTATGAAGATCTGAAAGCACAACAGGGAGGAAATGTTGAAGCAAAGGTTGAAATGTAATCGACAAATAAATTCAGCTAAATAGAAGAATGGAGTATAGAGAAATCTGTGCTCCATTTCTTTTTGTTGGTTACATCAAAATCTGTACCTTTGCAGCCTAATCAGTATTGATATGGGAAAGAATAAATTAGAAAAGTTTGCCGATATGGCAAGTTATCCGCATGTGTTCGAATATCCTTATTCGGCAGTAGATAACGTGCCTTTTGACATGAAGGGGAAATGGCATGAGGAGTTTTTCAAGAACGACCATCCGATAGTGCTCGAACTGGGCTGCGGACGTGGCGAATATACTGTTGGCTTGGGTAAGATGTTTCCTGAAAAGAACTTTATTGCGGTTGATATAAAAGGCGCCCGTATGTGGACGGGAGCAACGGAATCATTGCAGGCGGGAATGAAGAATGTGGCTTTTCTGCGTACAAATATAGAAATCATCGAACGTTTCTTTGCCGAAGGCGAAGTAAGTGAAATATGGCTTACTTTCTCCGACCCGCAGATGAAGAAAGCGACCAAACGGCTGACTTCTACCTATTTTATGGAGAGATACCGCAAATTCCTGCAACCGAACGGTGTTATTCATCTGAAGACCGACAGTAACTTCATGTTTACTTACACAAAATACATGATAGAAGCTAATCAATTCCCAGTGGAGTTCATGACGGAAGATCTATATCACTCCGGTTTGGTGGATGATATTCTTGGCATCAAGACTTATTATGAACAACAATGGCTTGATCGTGGTTTGGATATTAAGTATATCAAATTCCTGCTTCCGCAAGAAGGTGAATTGCAGGAACCGGATGTTGAAATAGAACTTGATTCTTATCGTAGCTATAATCGTAGCAAGCGTAGTGGGTTGAGCACCAGCAAGTAAGTTTGCAAGGAAGTAAATAGTGATTTAAATCGCAAATAGTAAATCGTCAAATAGTAAATAAAATGACTCTTTATCCTAAATTGATATTGGATGCATTGGCAACGGTGCGTTATCCCGGTTCGGGAAAAAATCTGGTGGAAGCAGAGATGGTTGCCGATAATCTTCGTATTGACGGTATGGCTGTCAGCTTCTCATTGATATTTGAGAAACCGACCGACCCGTTTATGAAGTCAATGTTGAAGGCAGCCGAGACAGCTATTCATACATATGTGTCTCCTGACGTGCAAGTTACCATAGCAACAGAAAGCAAGCAGGCTCCCCGACCGGAAGTTGGTAAAATGCTTCCGCAAGTGAAGAATATTATAGGTATTTCTTCAGGCAAAGGTGGAGTAGGGAAGTCTACTGTATCAGCGAATCTAGCTGTCGCTTTAGCAAAATTGGGCTATAAAGTAGGTCTGCTTGATGCGGATATTTTCGGACCTTCGATGCCAAAGATGTTTCAGGTGGAAGATGCACGCCCGTATGCTGAACGTATAGATGGTCGTGATATGATTATCCCGGTAGAGAAATATGGAGTGAAATTATTGTCTATCGGCTTCTTTGTCGATCCGGATCAGGCTACTTTGTGGCGTGGCGGAATGGCGAGTAATGCATTGAAGCAGTTGATAGGAGATGCGTCTTGGGGGGATTTGGATTATTTTCTGATAGACCTTCCGCCCGGAACCAGCGATATTCATTTGACTGTTGTACAGACATTGGCTATGACAGGGGCAATTGTTGTCAGCACTCCGCAGGCAGTGGCTTTGGCGGATGCCCGTAAAGGAATTAATATGTTCACTAATGATAAGGTGAATGTACCTATTCTTGGTCTGGTTGAGAATATGGCATGGTTTACTCCTGCCGAACTTCCGGAAAACAAATACTATCTCTTCGGTAAAGAAGGAGCCAAGAAGTTGGCGGAAGAGATGAATGTTCCTTTGTTGGGGCAGATTCCTATCGTGCAGAGTATTTGTGAGGGTGGGGATAATGGTACGCCTGTTGCATTGGACGAGGATTCTGTTACTGGACGTGCTTTCTTATCATTGGCTGCGAGTGTTGTCCGCCAGGTAGACCGCCGTAATGTTGAGATGGCTCCGACTCAGATTGTGGAAATGCATAAATAGGTTAAGTCTGGCGTAATTAAAATTAGGCACGGCTAACACGGATTTTACGGTTCCAATTAACTAAAAAACGTGAAATCCGTGTTAGCCGTGCCTAAATAATATAAAGATGATGATCGAATTGTTTTGACGTCTTATATAAATATATTATTTCTTCAACGCTTCCATCAATTTCTTTTTCATTGTATCTGTACCTGGGAATCCTGTTTGTTTGAAGGTTGTATTCCCTTCGGCATCTATTACGAAATAAGTCGGTACTCCTTGGATATTGAATTTGTCCATTAAATATTTCCATTGATCGTTGGTCACACGGAAATGTTCTCCGTGGATATCGGGTATCATATTCTCCCAAGTTCCTTTAGGCGAATTTTCTCCTGCTACGTATAAATAAAGAATATCTTTATCTTTCAATTCTTCTTTCATCGGAATCATAGCTTTGTTAGCCATTCTGCAGGGCCCACACCAAGTTGCCCAAAAGTCCACTAACAATACATGTCCTTTGAATTTGGAAATAATGGTGGAAAATAGCTCCTCGTTGCTTACTTCACCTACTTCATTGATTTGGTATCCGGTTTTCTGTTTGTTCAGTTCCATCTTCTTGAGCAATTTCCTGTTAAAATCTGTCAGCATCTCTTTGTAGGCAGGTGAGGGCAATGCTTCAAGTGCCGCTGTTTGTTCGGCGGTTAGCGGTGTGAAATCTTCAATGGAGCGGTAGTACCTGCATGCTTCTGCCATCTGAAATAGAATTCCCTGATTAGTACCTAGATGTTGCTCCAAAAGATCTTTTCTGGAAGCGAACACACCTATCCCGTATGCATATTCCGGTGCGTATAAATCTGCCGGTGAGTTAAGAACAAGTTCTTTGAATACATCGAAATAATTATCTGGAAGTTCTATTTTGGTATTCATGTAGTATTCTTTTGTCTGCTCCTTGTTTAGCTTCTGGCTGGCGACATGTGCACGCATCAGTATATCCTTGGCCATAAAAATTCCGATGCCTGTGGTTATATCCGTATTGGCTTTTAGAACTTCTTTTGCGGCAAGGCTGAGGGGGGCTTCTTCTATTTGTTTATGAATGTCACGTCGTTTCTCTACAAAATAGTTTTTTACTCCGTCAATGTCTTTTCCGATTACCTCGTTCACAGTTTCTCGCGGGTTGCTAACCAAATTGGTTTGGATGGAATTGTCCATCAGTTCTTGTTGCAATTCAGCCAGATAACCACTGTAATAAGCCTTTTTCCCATACGGTTTGCTGTCTTTTTGCAAGTGTGATTGTTGGCGTGTACATTCGGCTGTATTGATGATAATCGAAATTTCTTTACCGGGAGCCAGGAAACAAGGAATTTGGGCAAACGGGAAAACAAGTGTAGCCGGAGTTACCGTAATCACATCTGTTTGAACTTGAAAAGTTCCATCTTCATTGATGTTCACTTCTTTTGCGAAGTTCAACCATCTGACCGGGTCATTCAGATGCAATTTGCCTGATGCCGGCATATCTGCCTTAAAGTCGAGCACTCTTCCTTTTAATGTGGCTTTGGCATATGTGAGTTCCGGTGTCGGCAATTGAGCTTTCTTGTTGATTTTGTGGATTATCGCATCTTTGGGTAGTGGAGTTTTGCGGAAATTTTTCTCATTGAGTTGTATTCCCCATATCTTGTATGCTCCGTCAAAATCTCCTTCGGAGAAATCCAGGCTGGTCACATTTTCCGGTATTGGCGGAAATAGGAGCTGAAACTCCGCTTCTCCTGATTCCGGCATCCAGAATTCCTTGTCGAGTGTAATTCCAACTCCCTTTCGGATAGGGTAAAGCGTTCCATTATTGTCTTTCAGGAAACTCCCGGTTGCTATTTTTATCCAGTATTTGGGTCGATAGTAAGCTTTCACATATACAGTGGTCACTGTGTCACTCATGACAATTTTGTCAACTTCGATACTGTTGGAACTCCAGGCAAGAAGAGGAGGACGTTCAATAACTCTGTCTTTGGCTTGTACAGTGCATACTGTGCAGAGTACCAAACCGATAATCCATGCGAATCTTTTCATATGAATAGTGTTTTGTTGCTAACAAATATAAGGATATTTTTGTAACTATCCTTACGGAAAGAGAAAAAAATGCTTTTTTTCCGGTATTGATGAAAGAAATGTCCGGCACCGGGGAACGCCCCTTTCCCCACCGATGAGGAAAGGGTACGGCACTGGGGGATAAATTTACTGTAGCCGGAATACAATAGGAAGGGTATATTCTACGGCAACTGCTTGTCCGCGTTGCTGTCCCGGTTCCCATTTTGGCATATTGCCCACTACACGAATGGCTTCT contains:
- the mnmA gene encoding tRNA 2-thiouridine(34) synthase MnmA, whose protein sequence is MKERNKRVLVGMSGGIDSTATCLMLQEQGYEIVGVTMQVWGDEPQDARELAARMGIEHYVADERIPFKETIVKNFIDEYKQGRTPNPCVMCNPLFKFRVLTEWADKLDCAWIATGHYSRLEERNGHIYIVAGDDDKKDQSYFLWRLGQDILRRCIFPLGDYTKVKVREYLAEKGYEAKSKEGESMEVCFIKGDYRDFLREQCPELDTEIGPGWFVNSEGVKLGQHKGAPYYTIGQRKGLEIALGKPAYVLKINPQKNTVMLGDAGQLQTDYMLIEQDKIVDEQELFQCENLVVRIRYRSRPLPCRVKRLEDGRLLVHFLETASAIAPGQSAVFYDGKRVLGGAFIASQRGIGLVILENEGF
- a CDS encoding metallophosphoesterase family protein, with the protein product MIRLLRFHLTLILLLATTLGIAQKSELKFSKDGKFKIVQFTDVHFKYGNPASDVALERINQVLDAERPDLVIFTGDVVYAAPADSGMLKVLEQVSKRKLPFVVAFGNHDDEQGLTRSQLYDIIRTVPGNLMPDRETALSPDYVLTVKSSSDSKRDAALLYCMDSHSYSPLKDVKGYNWLTFDQINWYRQQSAAYKTQNDGQPLPALAFFHIPLPEYHEAIRDENAAFRGTRMEEACAPRINTGMFAAMKEAGDVMGVFVGHDHDNDYAVMWKNILLAYGRYTGGNTVYNHLPNGARIIVLDEGARTFTSWIRQKDGIVDKVFYPASFVKDDWTKR
- a CDS encoding Mrp/NBP35 family ATP-binding protein, with translation MTLYPKLILDALATVRYPGSGKNLVEAEMVADNLRIDGMAVSFSLIFEKPTDPFMKSMLKAAETAIHTYVSPDVQVTIATESKQAPRPEVGKMLPQVKNIIGISSGKGGVGKSTVSANLAVALAKLGYKVGLLDADIFGPSMPKMFQVEDARPYAERIDGRDMIIPVEKYGVKLLSIGFFVDPDQATLWRGGMASNALKQLIGDASWGDLDYFLIDLPPGTSDIHLTVVQTLAMTGAIVVSTPQAVALADARKGINMFTNDKVNVPILGLVENMAWFTPAELPENKYYLFGKEGAKKLAEEMNVPLLGQIPIVQSICEGGDNGTPVALDEDSVTGRAFLSLAASVVRQVDRRNVEMAPTQIVEMHK
- a CDS encoding DUF975 family protein; translation: MLKENSELRAEARRALQGKWPMAAVAALIYSVIAGGLSAIPFIGGLCSLFVGLPVAYGIAVVMFGVFKGKDVDFGVLFEGFQDYSRIFVTKLLQGIYTALWSLLLFVPGVIKHYSYAMTDYILKEEPEMKNNAAIEKSMAMMENNKMKLFLLDLSFIGWAFLCILTFGIGFLFLQPYVQVSHAAFYEDLKAQQGGNVEAKVEM
- a CDS encoding branched-chain amino acid aminotransferase, which codes for MHYNMKEIDWANLSFGYMKTDYNVRINFRNGAWGELEVSSDEHLNLHMAATCLHYGQEAFEGLKAFRGKDGKVRIFRLEENAARLQSTCQGILMAELPTERFKEAILKVVKLNERFIPPYETGASLYIRPLLIGTSAQVGVHPADEYMFVVFVTPVGPYFKGGFSTNPYVIIREFDRAAPHGTGIYKVGGNYAASLRANKKAHDLGYSCEFYLDAKEKKYIDECGAANFFGIKDNTYITPKSSSILPSITNKSLMQLAEDMGIKVERRPIPEEELETFEEAGACGTAAVISPIQRIDDLENGKSYVISKDGKPGPVCTKLYNKLRGIQYGDEPDTHGWVTIVE
- the trmB gene encoding tRNA (guanosine(46)-N7)-methyltransferase TrmB, coding for MGKNKLEKFADMASYPHVFEYPYSAVDNVPFDMKGKWHEEFFKNDHPIVLELGCGRGEYTVGLGKMFPEKNFIAVDIKGARMWTGATESLQAGMKNVAFLRTNIEIIERFFAEGEVSEIWLTFSDPQMKKATKRLTSTYFMERYRKFLQPNGVIHLKTDSNFMFTYTKYMIEANQFPVEFMTEDLYHSGLVDDILGIKTYYEQQWLDRGLDIKYIKFLLPQEGELQEPDVEIELDSYRSYNRSKRSGLSTSK
- a CDS encoding S8 family peptidase is translated as MRKFVLLVFALNICLGVFAQFTPGDTLKYRISLKDKAATEYSLQKPEKYLSGKSIERRKRQGLAIDSTDLPVCRKYVDAIRKKGVHVLVTGKWDNFVTVSCNDSTLIDEIAKLPFVCSTERVWKGITQRSFERDSLINKPLRSDSLYGPAVAQIRMSRANLLHEAGFKGQGMTIAVIDAGFHNVDRIEAMKNINILGVRDFVNPEADIYAESSHGMSVLSCMAMNQPNVMIGTAPEASYWLLRSEDEYSENLVEQDYWAAAIEFADSVGVDLVNTSLGYYSFDDPAKNYRYRDLNGHYALMSREAAKAADKGIVVVCSAGNSGAGSWKKITPPGDAENVITVGAINKRGELAPFSSVGNTSDGRVKPDVVAVGQGSDVMGTDGNLRHANGTSFSSPIMCGMVACLWQACPKLTAKEVIELVRRSGDRADFPDNIYGYGIPDLWKAYLTVNGGVISD
- the xseA gene encoding exodeoxyribonuclease VII large subunit, with product MDSSLSLLELNALVRRSLEQCLPDEYWIQAELSDVRSNTTGHCYLEFVQKDPRSNNLVAKARGMIWNNIYRLLKPYFEETTGQMFTSGIKVLVKVTVQFHELYGYSLTVLDIDPAYTLGDMARRRREILLQLEEEGVLTLNKELEMPILPQRIAVISSATAAGYGDFCHQLQHNPGGFFFYTELFPALMQGNQVEESILAALDRINARANEFDVVVIIRGGGATSDLSGFDTYLLAAACAQFPLPVITGIGHERDDTVLDSVAHTRVKTPTAAAELLIYRITEIADRLEELSARIQQGAYAVLEQEWRRLETLQTRIPNLVHRKLTDARFALLSAEKDLSQVTKALLARQRHRLELLQQRIADASPDKLLSRGYSITLKDGKAVTNASSLKQGDKLVTRFSKGEVLSVVERQVPE
- the xseB gene encoding exodeoxyribonuclease VII small subunit translates to MAAKKETYLQAMERLEKIVRQIDNNELDIDVLSEKIKEANEIIAFCTQKLTKADQEVEKLLKERRQSEE